The following coding sequences lie in one Apium graveolens cultivar Ventura chromosome 3, ASM990537v1, whole genome shotgun sequence genomic window:
- the LOC141712562 gene encoding calmodulin-binding protein 25-like, giving the protein MTSSEPWNYRPVFTDSWLSDAFARDTDTITNALHKTFYNHSDNINFNPVEDPFYPLYSMAKPDSTSTLPTPSVSGSDPDTPVPKRRGNGVSNGKITKRKSRASKKNTTTFINADASNFRQMVQQVTGVKFGNGQVPVVSVLKPEPQRMVNRFQGCLPTLDTSAFLLDHHVATPAMSQQPVMGFTPASGSSEGGAAGFDFESFSGFPTLESWKVM; this is encoded by the coding sequence ATGACTTCATCGGAGCCATGGAATTACAGACCGGTATTCACCGATTCATGGCTGTCTGATGCCTTCGCACGTGACACCGATACCATAACCAACGCTCTCCACAAAACGTTTTATAATCATTCCGATAATATCAACTTCAACCCGGTTGAGGATCCGTTTTATCCGCTTTATAGTATGGCTAAACCGGACTCCACCTCGACTTTGCCTACACCTAGTGTTTCCGGGTCGGATCCGGATACTCCTGTTCCCAAACGACGTGGAAATGGAGTTAGCAATGGGAAGATTACGAAGCGAAAGTCTCGCGCATCGAAGAAGAATACGACGACGTTTATAAATGCGGATGCTTCTAATTTCAGACAAATGGTGCAGCAAGTGACCGGGGTTAAGTTTGGGAACGGGCAGGTGCCGGTTGTTTCTGTGTTGAAACCGGAGCCACAGAGAATGGTTAACCGGTTTCAAGGGTGCTTGCCTACGCTTGACACGTCAGCTTTTTTACTTGATCATCACGTGGCCACGCCGGCTATGAGTCAGCAGCCGGTGATGGGGTTTACTCCGGCGAGTGGCTCGTCGGAAGGCGGTGCTGCTGGGTTTGATTTTGAGTCGTTTTCCGGGTTCCCGACACTTGAGTCGTGGAAAGTAATGTAA